Part of the Chitinophaga parva genome is shown below.
TAGTCGATCATATCCACCTTGATGCTGCCCACGGAAATGGGGCTGTCTATGCGCAGGGGTATCTTGTTCTCATCATCGCTCACCCATACCGTCATCTGCTCTCCCCCGGTAAAGGCGGTACCTTTGAGCAGGAGGGGCTTGAACTTGATGGCGCGGAACTTCCCAAAGCGGGTATCCACTTCCTCCTTGCCCAGGTAGCGGATATAGATCTCGTACACCTGGTCATCCAGGTACATGGAAAAGGTGATCTTATCGTTCACCTTATATTTATTGAAATCAATATTGCGGGCATAATATACGGCGCTCACCACATCCTGCACACAATGGGGCACGGTGATCTTGGTCTTGGTACTGGTTGCGGTATTGCTTTCCCGGTCAAAGGTCACGTTGGCATTGATCTTATAACCGCCTTCGTTCACATCGCGCACAAACTTATAGGGCTGGAGGGTAGCAGTGTCTATATAGGTCTGGTAGGTATCCCGTACTTTGAAGATCCAGTCGTAAGACCGGTAGGTTTTGCCGGCAGCAACGATGTGGTACACGTCCTTGCCATCGAGCTTTTCATTGTTGATGGTCATTACGGCCTCTCCGGCGCCTACATAAATGCGGCCGAGATTGTAAAATACTTTGAGGGTAAAGGATTCACCGGCGTGGTAAGCGGTGTTGCGCAAGCCGCAAAAGTCCTGGGCCCGTGCGGAGCTAAGTAGAAGGATACCGAGGAGTACAAGTAAACAACGCTTCATTTGACGGTGGCTATTTTTCCCTGAATATTTTAACGCCCAGCAGCAGAACAATTCCCAGCACAGCGGGTATACAAAGGTTGATGACCCAGATAGCTGCAGTTGCATAAATGACCCCTGCAGTATTGGTAGTGAGCTGGCGCATTATATAAACGCTTACCTGCCCTCTTATCCCTAGTTCGGCCATGGCAAACGTGGGGATGATTGCCAGGGCCAGGTAGATCACACAGTTCATTAAAAACCCTTGCCACCACACGATTTCCACCCCCAGTGCCCGAAGCAAAATCAAATACTGTGCCGAGAAGACCACGTACCGTACAGCGGATAGGAGGAGTAAAATGCTTAATTCACGGGGCTTGTAGCGTGCTACAATGGCTACAAAAATGCGGACTTTGCGAAGCCTGGGTATTTTTTCAAACAAGGTCACAATCCATGGAAGCCGAAAGTAAAGGATTATCGTGAATATGCAAATAAGGATGAGGAGCACCACGAAGAATTTCTCCCATCCGGCAGACATAACTGCCTCACTGCCTGCACTTAAGGAATAATAGTAGAGATAGTAGGCCAGGCCAATTAACCCAAAGATAATAGTAGTGATCAACTGGCTGAAGCTACTTACAATGGTCACGGCAATGCCCTTAAGCTTGTTCTTATTCTTGAGGTACAGTATCCTTCCCCCATACTCCCCCACCCGGTTGGGCGTGGTGATACTGATGGACACGCCGGCCAAAGTGGCCCGGAAGGCCCTGAGGAAGCTGATGGCTTCCAGCCGCTTCACCAGCAACTGCCATTTCCAGGCTTCAATCCCCCAGTTCACCAGCATCAGCAACAGCTGCACGGTAAGTATGCGTACCACGGACCTGAAAGTGAGGTTCTGCCGCATTACGCGATAGGCCTCATCAAGATCGGGTTGCTGCTTTACCTGCCGGTAGATGAGGTAAGCCAGCACTACAAATAAAACCGTGCCTAGCCCGTATTTGAGGATTGTTTTTGTACTTTTGTCCAGACGAATAAATTTGGGCAAAAATACGCTGTTGGTTGACAAACACT
Proteins encoded:
- a CDS encoding DUF3108 domain-containing protein, producing the protein MKRCLLVLLGILLLSSARAQDFCGLRNTAYHAGESFTLKVFYNLGRIYVGAGEAVMTINNEKLDGKDVYHIVAAGKTYRSYDWIFKVRDTYQTYIDTATLQPYKFVRDVNEGGYKINANVTFDRESNTATSTKTKITVPHCVQDVVSAVYYARNIDFNKYKVNDKITFSMYLDDQVYEIYIRYLGKEEVDTRFGKFRAIKFKPLLLKGTAFTGGEQMTVWVSDDENKIPLRIDSPISVGSIKVDMIDYKNLRYPFTSLLGKR
- a CDS encoding lysylphosphatidylglycerol synthase transmembrane domain-containing protein → MPKFIRLDKSTKTILKYGLGTVLFVVLAYLIYRQVKQQPDLDEAYRVMRQNLTFRSVVRILTVQLLLMLVNWGIEAWKWQLLVKRLEAISFLRAFRATLAGVSISITTPNRVGEYGGRILYLKNKNKLKGIAVTIVSSFSQLITTIIFGLIGLAYYLYYYSLSAGSEAVMSAGWEKFFVVLLILICIFTIILYFRLPWIVTLFEKIPRLRKVRIFVAIVARYKPRELSILLLLSAVRYVVFSAQYLILLRALGVEIVWWQGFLMNCVIYLALAIIPTFAMAELGIRGQVSVYIMRQLTTNTAGVIYATAAIWVINLCIPAVLGIVLLLGVKIFREK